Proteins co-encoded in one Cygnus olor isolate bCygOlo1 chromosome 6, bCygOlo1.pri.v2, whole genome shotgun sequence genomic window:
- the SUMO1 gene encoding small ubiquitin-related modifier 1 isoform X2 translates to MEAKPSAEDLGDKKEGEYIKLKVIGQDSSEIHFKVKMTTHLKKLKESYCQRQGVPMNSLRFLFEGQRITDNHTPKELGMEEEDVIEVYQEQTGGHSTV, encoded by the exons ATG gaagcaaAGCCTTCAGCTGAGGACTTAGGAGATAAGAAAGAGGGGGAATACATTAAACTGAAAGTCATTGGGCAG gACAGCAGTGAAATTCACTTCAAGGTGAAAATGACAACGCACCTCAAGAAACTCAAAGAATCGTACTGTCAAAGACAG ggtgtTCCAATGAATTCACTCAGGTTTCTCTTTGAGGGTCAGAGAATTACTGATAATCATACCCCCAAGGAG ctggggatggaggaggaagatgtGATTGAAGTTTATCAGGAACAGACGGGGGGTCACTCAACAGTTTAG
- the SUMO1 gene encoding small ubiquitin-related modifier 1 isoform X1, translating to MSDQEAKPSAEDLGDKKEGEYIKLKVIGQDSSEIHFKVKMTTHLKKLKESYCQRQGVPMNSLRFLFEGQRITDNHTPKELGMEEEDVIEVYQEQTGGHSTV from the exons ATGTCTGACCAG gaagcaaAGCCTTCAGCTGAGGACTTAGGAGATAAGAAAGAGGGGGAATACATTAAACTGAAAGTCATTGGGCAG gACAGCAGTGAAATTCACTTCAAGGTGAAAATGACAACGCACCTCAAGAAACTCAAAGAATCGTACTGTCAAAGACAG ggtgtTCCAATGAATTCACTCAGGTTTCTCTTTGAGGGTCAGAGAATTACTGATAATCATACCCCCAAGGAG ctggggatggaggaggaagatgtGATTGAAGTTTATCAGGAACAGACGGGGGGTCACTCAACAGTTTAG